In a genomic window of Quercus lobata isolate SW786 chromosome 4, ValleyOak3.0 Primary Assembly, whole genome shotgun sequence:
- the LOC115985908 gene encoding uncharacterized protein LOC115985908, protein MTLGLQQPPDEILCHSFPTTLKGATREWFTKLPTSAIDNFEQLNNAFLRHFVGRQRPKRPADHLLTIRQGEKETLRSYVKQFTRETLEVDEVDNKVQLTTFKAGLKSREFVMSLAKNPSKTMIEMLLKA, encoded by the coding sequence ATGACACTAGGCCTTCAACAGCCTCCTGATGAAATATTGTGCCATTCCTTCCCtaccactctcaaaggagctaCAAGGGAGTGGTTCACGAAGTTGCCAACTTCGGCCATCGATAACTTCGAGCAGTTGAACAACGCCTTTTTGCGCCACTTCGTCGGGAGACAACGCCCCAAGAGGCCAGCGGACCACTTGCTTACTATTAGACAAGGGGAGAAAGAAACCCTTAGGTCGTATGTGAAACAATTCACGAGGGAGACCTTGGAGGTAGACGAAGTTGACAACAAAGTGCAATTGACGACCTTTAAGGCAGGGCTGAAGTCTAGAGAGTTCGTGATGTCACTCGCGAAGAATCCTTCTAAGACGATGATAGAGATGCTTCTGAAGGCatag